The Anopheles coluzzii chromosome 2, AcolN3, whole genome shotgun sequence genome window below encodes:
- the LOC120952039 gene encoding uncharacterized protein LOC120952039 — MAVWGKVKIASTTTTSKAPLARTPSKAGSLFSETLTAALGKRKSKFKDITDELNQHINAEEREELYQRPLFNADKIRRMMERIVEKQFDVDEEEMRYVYNPAKNLKMCQNISKQIKDRMKAMNFKRHRIISIATIVEKQQQGIHYKMKYILDPKLDDYVRLYHETPHFYIIATVLLVHKD; from the exons ATGGCTGTTTGGGGGAAAGTGAAAATTGccagtaccaccaccac CTCCAAAGCTCCGCTGGCGCGCACTCCAAGCAAAGCCGGTTCATTGTTCAGCGAAACGCTAACGGCCGCCCTGGGGAAGCGGAAGAGCAAGTTCAAGGATATTACCGACGAGCTGAACCAGCACATCAACGCCGAGGAGCGGGAGGAGCTGTACCAACGGCCCCTGTTCAACGCGGACAAGATCCGGCGCATGATGGAGCGCATCGTGGAGAAGCAGTTCGATGTGGACGAGGAGGAGATGCGCTACGTGTACAATCCGGCCAAAAATCTCAAGATGTGCCAGAACATCTCCAAACAGATCAAGGATCGGATGAAAGCGATGAACTTTAAGCG ACACCGTATTATCAGCATCGCAACGATAGtggaaaagcagcagcaaggaaTACACTACAAAATGAAGTACATCCTCGATCCGAAGCTGGACGACTACGTGCGTTTGTATCACGAAACGCCTCACTTTTACATCATCGCCACAGTGCTGCTTGTCCACAAGGATTAA
- the LOC120952036 gene encoding dual specificity protein kinase zak2 yields MTSTELTVPKIEISFDTPNRDRFLRDDFRNKRESYAVLGRGSYGVVIKASYRGRPVAVKILEKRSHRHRCRYDSLLNEANALNLRHDNIVTVLKIVPGAQYGLVLMERFDGYCLQRIIGHQRNHPIAVQHKLLILCDIISGLCFCHRHNIVHLDVKPQNVIVTVSGAADQPVAPAAGNLPLRKYLCKLCDFGSSMMLQPWQPNETLVNRGTIRYMAPELLRGTGGFTARADIYSFGVTMWQLDEGRFPYEEITCNEVIAYNVVKKGLRPDSITTMAFGRRATNLPAGLRDIGCLHGSLRGPISLTGGGGGGGSSFTGRFETDAVDDVLKRQGIAVEYRAKRPTRVICPTERPDQPMNDQELNVARIMEMFGGNCTIANNERIQLRQTMRTLYSKCWASDPACRPDAPAVRAAIHQALEKIALGKRAGK; encoded by the exons AT GACGTCCACCGAGCTAACTGTGCCGAAGATCGAGATCAGCTTCGACACGCCGAACCGGGACCGCTTCCTGCGGGACGACTTTCGCAACAAGCGCGAATCGTACGCCGTGCTCGGGCGCGGCAGCTACGGCGTAGTCATCAAGGCGTCCTACCGTGGCCGCCCGGTTGCCGTGAAGATCCTGGAGAAGCGATCGCACCGTCACCGCTGCCGCTACGATTCGCTGCTGAACGAAGCGAACGCACTGAACCTGCGGCACGACAACATCGTGACGGTGCTGAAGATCGTGCCCGGCGCACAGTACGGGCTGGTGCTGATGGAGCGCTTCGATGGCTACTGTCTGCAGCGTATTATTGGCCACCAGCGTAACCATCCGATCGCGGTTCAACACAAACTGCT GATACTGTGCGATATTATAAGTGGATTGTGTTTCTGCCACCGGCACAACATCGTGCACCTGGACGTGAAGCCCCAGAACGTGATCGTAACGGTCAGTGGTGCGGCCGACCAGCCGGTGGCACCTGCCGCCGGCAACCTGCCGTTGCGCAAGTATCTCTGCAAGCTGTGCGATTTCGGCTCGTCGATGATGCTGCAGCCGTGGCAGCCGAACGAAACCCTAGTCAACCGTGGCACGATTCGCTACATGGCCCCGGAGCTGCTGCGCGGCACCGGCGGCTTTACCGCGCGGGCGGACATTTACTCGTTCGGCGTTACCATGTGGCAGTTGGACGAGGGACGCTTCCCGTACGAGGAGATTACCTGCAACGAGGTGATCGCGTACAATGTCGTCAAGAAGGGGCTGCGCCCGGATAGCATTACCACGATGGCGTTTGGTCGGCGTGCGACCAACCTGCCCGCCGGTTTGCGCGACATCGGCTGTCTGCATGGGAGTTTGCGTGGCCCCATTTCGCTgaccggcggcggtggtggtggtgggtcgAGCTTTACCGGCCGATTCGAGACCGACGCCGTTGACGATGTGCTCAAGCGCCAGGGCATTGCGGTGGAGTATCGGGCCAAGCGCCCGACCCGAGTCATCTGCCCGACCGAGCGCCCCGATCAGCCGATGAACGATCAAGAGCTGAACGTGGCACGGATAATGGAGATGTTTGGGGGCAACTGCACCATCGCCAACAACGAGCGCATTCAGCTGCGACAGACGATGCGCACACTGTACAGCAAGTGTTGGGCCAGCGATCCGGCCTGTCGTCCCGATGCGCCTGCCGTGCGGGCTGCCATCCATCAGGCGCTCGAGAAGATCGCGCTCGGGAAGCGTGCCGGCAAATGA